The following proteins are co-located in the Polymorphospora rubra genome:
- a CDS encoding DUF72 domain-containing protein: MGDLLVGTASWTDRTLLESGWYPSSADTPEKRLAHYAGRFPIVEVDATYYSPPAERTAQLWAARTPAAFTFNVKAFSLLTGHPTRVSAIYKDLRPETDKRNVYPDDLDRQTYEEIWTRFLSALDPLVDAGKLGAVLFQFPPWYAISRVHKDYLVEVRDRCRPLRAVFEFRHESWFKGPNRDETLDFLREHHLPYVAVDMPQGHRSSVPPVLAATADLAVVRFHGHSDKWTSRDIHEKFGYDYSDRELRDWAPKLRELADSADRTHVLMNNCYRDYAQRNAQTLTELLTD; the protein is encoded by the coding sequence GTGGGGGACCTCCTCGTCGGCACGGCCTCGTGGACCGACCGGACACTGCTCGAGTCGGGCTGGTACCCCTCCTCGGCGGACACGCCTGAGAAACGGCTGGCGCACTACGCCGGCCGGTTCCCGATCGTCGAGGTGGACGCGACCTACTATTCGCCGCCGGCGGAGCGGACAGCACAGTTGTGGGCTGCCCGCACCCCGGCGGCGTTCACGTTCAACGTGAAGGCGTTCAGCCTGCTCACCGGCCACCCGACCAGGGTGTCGGCGATCTACAAGGACCTGCGGCCGGAGACCGACAAGCGCAACGTCTATCCCGACGACCTGGACCGGCAGACGTACGAGGAGATCTGGACCCGGTTCCTGTCCGCGCTCGACCCGCTGGTCGACGCCGGCAAGCTCGGCGCCGTCCTCTTCCAGTTCCCACCCTGGTACGCCATCTCCCGCGTCCACAAGGACTACCTGGTCGAGGTACGCGACCGCTGCCGCCCGCTCCGGGCGGTCTTCGAGTTCCGGCACGAATCCTGGTTCAAGGGTCCCAACCGCGACGAGACGCTGGACTTCCTGCGTGAACACCACCTGCCGTACGTCGCCGTCGACATGCCGCAGGGCCACCGGTCGTCGGTGCCACCGGTGCTCGCCGCCACCGCCGACCTCGCCGTCGTACGGTTCCACGGCCACAGCGACAAGTGGACCAGCCGCGACATCCACGAGAAGTTCGGCTACGACTACTCCGACCGGGAACTGCGCGACTGGGCGCCGAAGCTGCGTGAACTCGCCGACTCCGCCGACCGGACCCACGTGCTGATGAACAACTGCTACCGCGACTACGCCCAGCGCAACGCGCAGACCCTCACCGAACTCCTTACCGACTGA
- a CDS encoding TraR/DksA family transcriptional regulator — MLVNEAVGTRQVDVDQIRLSLQARYDELSSEYDDAVEQSQVLRLVEVGDTAGDDQADSGTKTAERDTAQSLLRTILDRRAQYEHALNRLAEGTYGRCEGCTEPIPVERLEIYPSATTCVSCKQTRERRAA; from the coding sequence ATGCTCGTCAACGAAGCGGTCGGCACGCGCCAGGTCGACGTCGACCAGATCCGACTCTCGCTGCAAGCTCGCTACGACGAGCTGTCCAGCGAATACGATGACGCGGTCGAGCAGAGCCAGGTGCTCCGACTGGTCGAGGTCGGCGACACGGCCGGCGACGACCAGGCCGACAGCGGCACCAAGACCGCCGAACGGGACACCGCACAGTCCCTGTTGCGGACCATCCTGGACCGTCGGGCCCAGTACGAGCATGCCCTGAACCGCCTGGCCGAGGGCACGTACGGACGCTGCGAAGGCTGCACCGAACCCATCCCGGTCGAACGGCTGGAGATCTACCCGTCGGCGACCACCTGCGTGTCGTGCAAGCAGACCCGCGAACGGCGGGCCGCCTGA
- a CDS encoding uridine kinase — protein sequence MNVRPIAPARLVEELVDRLADARPDRWLRVAVDGAPAAAPDRLADALVDPLRTRGRPALRVAAGDFLRPASLRYEQGRTNPDSFYWGWLDEAGLRREVLDPTGADGTGRVLPSLWNAATDRASRADYVTLPPGGVVIVSGGLLLGGGLPFDLSVHLVLSAAALARRTGDDEAWTLPAYARYADEVAPESFADVVVRMDDPRHPALVEST from the coding sequence CTGAACGTACGCCCCATCGCGCCGGCGCGGCTCGTCGAGGAACTCGTCGACCGGCTCGCCGACGCGCGTCCCGACCGCTGGCTGCGCGTCGCCGTGGACGGTGCGCCCGCCGCCGCGCCCGACCGGCTCGCCGACGCCCTCGTCGACCCGCTGCGGACCCGGGGGCGGCCGGCCCTGCGGGTGGCCGCCGGCGACTTCCTGCGCCCCGCCTCGCTGCGCTACGAGCAGGGGCGCACCAACCCGGACTCGTTCTACTGGGGCTGGCTCGACGAGGCCGGGCTGCGCCGCGAGGTGCTCGACCCGACCGGTGCCGACGGCACCGGCCGGGTGCTGCCCTCGCTCTGGAACGCCGCGACCGACCGGGCCAGCCGCGCCGACTACGTGACTTTGCCACCCGGCGGCGTCGTGATCGTCAGTGGCGGCCTGCTGCTCGGCGGCGGCCTGCCCTTCGACCTCTCCGTCCACCTGGTCCTGTCGGCGGCCGCGCTCGCCCGGCGCACTGGCGACGACGAGGCGTGGACACTGCCGGCGTACGCCCGGTACGCCGACGAGGTGGCACCGGAGTCGTTCGCCGACGTCGTCGTACGGATGGACGACCCGCGGCACCCGGCCCTGGTCGAGTCCACCTGA
- a CDS encoding winged helix-turn-helix domain-containing protein: protein MSVSPAPSRAGWHMPQPAGPGRPPAASRRPTGSANTGSPPAGGPGGPGGPGNPALTVTLSIPLANEESLTPPARRLLEAARELLATGDGAVNVVVAGEPRVDIVAPRRPVRPAPPSPAPGPGLHLMLASRTVLLDGEALPLTKLEFDLLHHLVAHPRRVFTRQQLLDAVWGYAQTGERTVDVHIRRLRVKIGERVPLVTTVYGVGYRLADDAPITVDHNG, encoded by the coding sequence ATGTCGGTCAGCCCCGCACCATCGCGTGCCGGATGGCACATGCCGCAACCGGCAGGTCCGGGCCGGCCACCGGCGGCGTCCCGCCGGCCCACCGGCTCGGCGAACACCGGCAGCCCGCCGGCCGGCGGTCCCGGCGGCCCGGGCGGGCCTGGCAATCCGGCGTTGACCGTCACGCTGTCGATCCCGCTCGCCAACGAGGAGTCGCTGACCCCGCCCGCCCGCCGGCTGCTCGAGGCCGCCCGGGAGCTGCTCGCCACCGGCGACGGCGCGGTCAACGTCGTGGTCGCCGGCGAGCCGCGGGTGGACATCGTCGCGCCACGCCGGCCCGTCCGGCCGGCCCCGCCCAGCCCGGCCCCGGGCCCCGGTCTGCACCTGATGCTCGCGTCGCGCACGGTCCTGCTCGACGGCGAGGCGCTGCCGCTGACCAAACTGGAGTTCGACCTCCTGCACCACCTCGTCGCGCACCCCCGACGGGTCTTCACCCGGCAGCAGCTGCTCGACGCGGTGTGGGGCTACGCGCAGACCGGCGAGCGCACCGTCGACGTCCACATCCGACGGCTGCGGGTGAAGATCGGCGAGCGGGTGCCGCTGGTCACGACCGTCTACGGCGTCGGCTACCGCCTCGCCGACGACGCCCCGATCACCGTCGACCACAACGGCTGA
- a CDS encoding AEC family transporter, whose amino-acid sequence MPGVLTGFATIWAVTALGYLVGRWGLLGPQSAEVLARLAFYVATPALLFVTLAGASPGDVLTPALAAFVASTVAVAAAYALVARLWWRRDAGQVTVGTLSASYVNAGNLGIPIAAYVLGDVSFIAPVLLFQVLLAAPVALAVLDITTTGRRPSPRRLLLLPLRNPVMLASALGLLVSAVGWRPPAALLAPVELVGSAAVPLALIALGVSLPGSKPFAPADDTRDRYLAVALKVVVQPLLAYLVGRFALGLSGPALLAAVVTSALPTAQNVFVFATRYRQATALARDTVVLSTIVAAVTMALVAAWLA is encoded by the coding sequence ATGCCTGGGGTACTAACCGGATTCGCGACCATCTGGGCGGTCACCGCCCTTGGATACCTCGTCGGGCGGTGGGGTCTGCTCGGCCCGCAGAGCGCCGAGGTGCTGGCCCGACTCGCCTTCTACGTGGCGACGCCGGCGCTGCTGTTCGTCACGCTGGCCGGCGCCTCGCCGGGTGACGTGCTCACCCCCGCGCTCGCGGCGTTCGTGGCCAGTACGGTCGCCGTCGCCGCGGCGTACGCGCTGGTCGCCCGGCTGTGGTGGCGACGCGACGCCGGGCAGGTGACGGTCGGCACACTGTCCGCGTCGTACGTCAACGCCGGCAACCTCGGCATCCCGATCGCCGCGTACGTGCTCGGTGACGTGTCGTTCATCGCACCCGTACTGCTCTTCCAGGTGCTCCTGGCCGCCCCGGTCGCGCTCGCCGTGCTCGACATCACCACCACCGGGCGGCGCCCGTCGCCCCGGCGGCTCCTGCTGCTGCCGCTGCGCAACCCGGTGATGCTCGCCTCCGCGCTCGGGCTGCTCGTCTCGGCGGTGGGCTGGCGGCCACCCGCCGCCCTGCTGGCCCCGGTCGAGCTTGTCGGCTCGGCGGCCGTGCCGCTGGCCCTGATCGCACTGGGGGTGTCGCTGCCGGGCAGCAAGCCCTTCGCGCCCGCCGACGACACCCGCGACCGCTACCTGGCGGTCGCGCTGAAGGTCGTGGTCCAGCCGCTGTTGGCGTATCTCGTCGGCCGGTTCGCCCTCGGCCTTTCCGGGCCGGCGCTGCTGGCGGCGGTCGTCACCTCCGCCCTGCCGACCGCGCAGAACGTCTTCGTGTTCGCGACCCGCTACCGGCAGGCGACGGCACTGGCCCGCGACACCGTGGTGCTGTCGACGATCGTGGCCGCGGTCACGATGGCGCTGGTCGCCGCCTGGCTGGCGTGA
- a CDS encoding winged helix-turn-helix domain-containing protein — protein MTVTAISPRGTQLPGHPRSALSRRRPSAPPDAPSYRDRGTSAALTVTVDISLGTGGPSPEATQLLEMVRDLVERGGGTVTVSPYPQDGPAGALLPYPVARPEDEVAAAAAPEPADDDPEVLRVFASSRVVTRAGAEVPLTRLEFDLLLFLAEHPRRVFTRLQLLNSVWGYDHAVARTVDVHVRRLRAKIGERVPLVTTVYGVGYRLADEARVHIQHGG, from the coding sequence ATGACGGTCACCGCGATCTCCCCACGCGGAACCCAGCTGCCCGGCCATCCCCGTTCCGCGCTGTCCCGGCGCCGCCCGTCGGCACCGCCGGACGCGCCGTCGTACCGGGACCGGGGCACCTCGGCGGCACTGACCGTGACGGTCGACATCAGTCTCGGCACCGGCGGGCCCTCACCGGAGGCGACCCAACTGCTGGAGATGGTCCGGGACCTGGTCGAGCGCGGCGGCGGCACGGTGACCGTGTCGCCGTACCCGCAGGACGGGCCGGCCGGCGCCCTCCTGCCGTACCCGGTGGCCCGCCCCGAGGACGAGGTCGCGGCCGCCGCCGCGCCGGAGCCCGCCGACGACGACCCGGAGGTGCTGCGGGTCTTCGCCTCGTCGCGGGTGGTGACCCGGGCCGGTGCGGAGGTGCCGCTGACCCGGCTCGAGTTCGACCTGCTGCTGTTCCTCGCCGAGCACCCGCGCCGGGTCTTCACCCGGCTCCAGCTGCTCAACAGCGTGTGGGGCTACGACCATGCCGTGGCCCGTACCGTCGACGTGCACGTCCGCCGGCTGCGCGCCAAGATCGGCGAGCGGGTGCCGCTGGTGACGACCGTCTACGGGGTGGGCTACCGCCTCGCCGACGAGGCCCGGGTGCACATCCAGCACGGCGGGTGA
- a CDS encoding rhodanese-like domain-containing protein — translation MSVRQKTPDLSCPARPPAGARGIDQILEQARTRLHRMDPETAHLAHRGGAVLVDIRPAAQRAANGTIPGALLVERNVLEWRFDPRSGARLPVADRYDLPVVIFCQEGYTSSLAAASLQDLGLHLATDIAGGFAAWRLAGLPAFGPTDIYAHLTVAPTATAARVNT, via the coding sequence GTGAGCGTCCGGCAGAAGACCCCCGACCTGAGCTGTCCGGCCCGGCCGCCGGCCGGTGCCCGCGGCATCGACCAGATCCTCGAACAGGCCCGGACCCGGTTGCACCGGATGGACCCGGAGACCGCCCACCTCGCCCACCGCGGCGGTGCGGTCCTCGTCGACATCCGGCCGGCCGCCCAACGGGCCGCCAACGGCACGATCCCCGGCGCGCTCCTCGTCGAGCGCAACGTCCTGGAGTGGCGCTTCGATCCGCGCAGCGGCGCCCGGCTGCCGGTCGCCGACCGCTACGACCTGCCGGTGGTGATCTTCTGTCAGGAGGGCTACACGTCCTCACTGGCCGCCGCCTCCCTTCAGGACCTCGGGCTGCACCTGGCCACCGACATCGCCGGCGGGTTCGCCGCCTGGCGGCTCGCCGGACTGCCGGCCTTCGGCCCCACCGACATCTACGCCCACTTAACCGTCGCACCCACGGCGACCGCCGCACGGGTGAACACCTGA
- a CDS encoding cysteine dioxygenase, translating to MTLTSPARGDLHAVARRYAADPASWPVRPHFDPVDRWYSRLAVADDHEVWLLTWLPGQHTDLHDHGGSSGAFVVVSGTLTEEVVAGGRLRPASLRTGTGRRFGAHHVHRVANRDDEPAVSLHVYGPALRTMTRYRLDGGRLRVAEVETAGVSW from the coding sequence ATGACTCTCACCTCCCCGGCCCGGGGCGACCTGCACGCGGTCGCCCGGCGTTACGCGGCCGACCCGGCGTCCTGGCCGGTACGACCCCACTTCGACCCGGTCGACCGCTGGTACAGCCGGCTCGCCGTCGCCGACGACCACGAGGTCTGGTTGCTGACCTGGCTTCCCGGGCAGCACACCGACCTGCACGACCACGGCGGCTCGTCAGGCGCCTTCGTCGTGGTGTCGGGCACCCTGACCGAGGAGGTCGTCGCCGGCGGCCGGCTGCGGCCCGCCAGTCTGCGAACGGGTACGGGCCGCCGGTTCGGCGCGCACCACGTGCACCGGGTCGCCAACCGCGACGACGAGCCGGCCGTCAGCCTGCACGTGTACGGGCCGGCCCTGCGCACCATGACCCGCTACCGGCTCGACGGCGGCCGGCTGCGGGTGGCCGAGGTGGAGACGGCCGGCGTCTCCTGGTGA
- a CDS encoding ABC transporter substrate-binding protein, translating into MRTNTRRLVAGLLMCAVLAGCGTADNGTAAPTTSGGVTKVRLQLQWFVQAQFAGYIAAVDRGFYTEEGLDVEILEGGVDIVPQTVLAQGNADFAVAWVPKALASREQGAGITNIGQIFQRSGTYQVSFADRNIRTPADLKGKKVGNWGFGNEFELFAGMTKAGLDPGRDVTLVQQQFDMQALLRGDIDAAQAMSYNEYAQLLEAKDPATGQLYQPSAFTVLDWNVVGTAMLQDALWANTARLEDASYQDVAVRFLSATIKGWAYCRDNPEQCRDMVVAKGAKLGASHQLWQTNEVNKLVWPAPNGIGVIDEAAWNATVDLSLTTRNQDGQTVLTKQPEGLAYTNDYVRRALDAVRADGVDVTGAGFQPLTVTLQEGGS; encoded by the coding sequence ATGAGAACCAACACCCGGCGCCTGGTCGCCGGTCTACTGATGTGCGCCGTACTGGCCGGTTGCGGTACGGCCGACAACGGCACCGCGGCACCCACCACGAGCGGTGGCGTGACCAAGGTCAGGCTCCAGTTGCAGTGGTTCGTGCAGGCCCAGTTCGCCGGTTACATCGCCGCCGTCGACCGCGGCTTCTACACCGAGGAGGGGCTCGACGTCGAGATCCTCGAGGGCGGTGTCGACATCGTGCCGCAGACCGTCCTCGCCCAGGGCAACGCCGACTTCGCGGTGGCCTGGGTGCCCAAGGCGCTGGCCTCGCGCGAGCAGGGTGCCGGCATCACCAACATCGGCCAGATCTTCCAGCGGTCCGGCACCTACCAGGTCAGCTTCGCCGACCGGAACATCCGTACGCCGGCCGACCTGAAGGGCAAGAAGGTCGGCAACTGGGGCTTCGGCAACGAGTTCGAGCTGTTCGCCGGCATGACCAAGGCCGGGCTCGACCCGGGCCGGGACGTCACGCTGGTGCAGCAGCAGTTCGACATGCAGGCGCTGCTGCGCGGCGACATCGACGCCGCACAGGCGATGAGCTACAACGAGTACGCCCAGTTGCTGGAGGCGAAGGATCCGGCTACCGGGCAGCTCTACCAGCCGTCGGCGTTCACGGTGCTGGACTGGAACGTGGTCGGTACGGCGATGCTCCAGGACGCGCTGTGGGCGAATACGGCCCGGCTGGAGGACGCGTCCTACCAGGACGTCGCGGTCCGGTTCCTCAGCGCGACGATCAAGGGCTGGGCGTACTGCCGGGACAACCCGGAGCAGTGCCGGGACATGGTCGTGGCCAAGGGCGCCAAGCTGGGCGCGAGCCACCAGCTGTGGCAGACGAACGAGGTCAACAAGCTGGTGTGGCCGGCACCGAACGGCATCGGTGTCATCGACGAGGCGGCCTGGAACGCGACCGTCGACCTGTCGCTGACCACCCGCAACCAGGATGGCCAGACGGTGCTGACGAAGCAGCCCGAGGGACTGGCGTACACCAACGACTACGTGCGCCGGGCGCTCGACGCGGTGCGGGCGGACGGGGTCGACGTGACCGGCGCCGGCTTCCAGCCGCTGACGGTGACGCTGCAGGAGGGCGGCTCCTAG
- a CDS encoding ABC transporter permease, whose amino-acid sequence MTGTVDPVVAADPAAPVAASRRRRSGRGLPATVLPPLVFGVGGLLLWELIVVVGRVAPFILPAPSAIGKEFWTNLAVIWQAGLASGTNALVGLLAGAAVGILAAMLASRFRFLGEVSVPVAAALNALPIIALAPILNNMFESTSSIPRRLVVAIVVFFPVFVNTSRGLRVVDPTHRELMDSYAVRGWTFTRLVRLPGALPFVFTGLRQASSLAVIAAVVAEYFGGLQDGLGSRITSAASFTAYPRAWAFVVGACVLGLVFYLVALGLERLATPWRARRSG is encoded by the coding sequence GTGACCGGCACCGTCGACCCGGTGGTGGCCGCCGATCCGGCCGCGCCGGTCGCCGCGTCCCGGCGCCGGCGGTCCGGTCGCGGCCTGCCGGCCACGGTCCTGCCGCCGCTGGTGTTCGGCGTCGGCGGGCTGCTGCTCTGGGAGTTGATCGTCGTGGTCGGCCGGGTGGCGCCGTTCATCCTGCCGGCACCGTCGGCGATCGGAAAGGAGTTCTGGACCAACCTTGCCGTCATCTGGCAGGCCGGTCTGGCCAGTGGCACGAACGCCCTGGTCGGCCTGCTCGCCGGCGCTGCGGTCGGCATCCTCGCCGCGATGCTGGCCAGCCGGTTCCGTTTCCTGGGCGAGGTGTCGGTGCCGGTGGCGGCCGCCCTCAACGCGCTGCCGATCATCGCGCTCGCCCCGATCCTCAACAACATGTTCGAGTCCACCAGCAGCATCCCCCGGCGGCTGGTGGTCGCGATCGTGGTGTTCTTCCCCGTGTTCGTGAACACGTCGCGCGGGCTGCGGGTCGTCGACCCGACCCACCGGGAGCTGATGGACAGCTACGCCGTGCGTGGCTGGACCTTCACCCGGCTGGTCCGGCTGCCCGGCGCGCTGCCGTTCGTCTTCACCGGACTGCGCCAGGCTTCCTCCCTGGCGGTCATCGCGGCGGTGGTCGCGGAGTACTTCGGCGGTCTCCAGGACGGCCTCGGTTCCCGGATCACCTCGGCGGCGTCGTTCACCGCGTACCCGCGTGCCTGGGCCTTCGTGGTCGGTGCGTGCGTACTCGGGCTCGTCTTCTATCTCGTCGCACTCGGCCTGGAACGTCTCGCGACGCCGTGGCGCGCGCGGCGGTCCGGTTGA
- a CDS encoding ABC transporter ATP-binding protein, with protein MTERSEGTAVALTGVTKVFNAGRPDEVTALTGVDLTVGRGSFVSLIGPSGCGKSTLLRLVADLVAPTTGTVTVAGKPARAARLDQEYGIAFQQAGLFEWRTVARNVELPLELRGTGRRERRARAREMLDLVGLADFADHYPAQLSGGMQQRVAIARALAVHPPLLLMDEPFGALDEMTRERLQDELLRICASTGTSTIFVTHSIPEAVYLSDRVVVMSARPGRITEVVDVDLGPRGEATRQSEEFFAGITRVRRALRGGPAKGGVPAAAAPASPVGER; from the coding sequence GTGACCGAGCGCAGCGAGGGAACCGCTGTCGCGCTGACCGGCGTGACGAAGGTGTTCAACGCCGGCCGGCCGGACGAGGTGACCGCCCTGACCGGCGTCGACCTCACCGTCGGGCGGGGCTCCTTCGTCTCGCTGATCGGCCCGTCCGGCTGCGGCAAGTCGACCCTGTTGCGGCTGGTCGCCGACCTGGTCGCGCCGACGACCGGGACGGTGACGGTGGCCGGCAAGCCGGCCCGGGCGGCCCGCCTGGACCAGGAGTACGGCATCGCGTTCCAGCAGGCCGGGCTCTTCGAGTGGCGGACCGTGGCCCGCAACGTGGAACTGCCGCTGGAGCTGCGCGGCACCGGCCGCCGCGAGCGGCGCGCGCGGGCCCGCGAGATGCTCGACCTGGTGGGTCTGGCCGACTTCGCCGACCACTATCCGGCCCAGTTGTCCGGCGGTATGCAGCAGCGGGTCGCGATCGCGCGGGCCCTCGCCGTGCATCCGCCGCTGCTGCTGATGGACGAGCCGTTCGGCGCGCTGGACGAGATGACCCGGGAGCGGCTCCAGGACGAGCTGCTGCGGATCTGCGCCAGCACCGGCACCAGCACCATCTTCGTGACCCACTCGATCCCGGAGGCGGTCTACCTGTCCGACCGGGTGGTGGTGATGTCGGCCCGGCCGGGGCGGATCACCGAGGTGGTCGACGTCGACCTCGGCCCGCGCGGGGAGGCGACCCGGCAGTCCGAGGAGTTCTTCGCCGGCATCACCCGGGTCCGCCGGGCGCTGCGCGGTGGCCCGGCAAAGGGTGGCGTACCCGCCGCGGCCGCGCCGGCGAGCCCGGTGGGGGAGCGGTGA
- a CDS encoding ABC transporter permease, translating into MSLGEAWRRRARVALGAVGALAVGVLLWEGYKAVGDPDGTVVAGVRILPRADDSAMPHVADILGRFADPELAGGDPIGLVVLSACLFTLRSVAVGFGLGAAVGLLLAVLMQRLRVVERGLLPYVVLSQTVPLIALAPVIAGWGGGLSLGPYPWQPWMSVATIASYLAFFPVAVGMLRGLQSPAPIAEELMHSYAAGWWRTLVKLRLPASMPYLFPALRLAGAAAVVGAVVGEISTGTRGGIGRLVIEYSREATSDPAKVYTAMIGAALLGLVVAAVVGVLEFLLSRQRKAYP; encoded by the coding sequence GTGAGCCTGGGAGAAGCCTGGCGGCGTCGGGCGCGGGTGGCGCTCGGCGCGGTCGGGGCGCTGGCGGTCGGAGTCCTGCTCTGGGAGGGCTACAAGGCGGTCGGTGACCCGGACGGCACCGTCGTGGCCGGGGTACGGATCCTGCCGCGGGCCGACGACTCGGCGATGCCGCACGTCGCCGACATCCTCGGCCGGTTCGCCGACCCGGAGCTGGCCGGCGGCGACCCGATCGGCCTGGTCGTGCTGTCGGCGTGCCTGTTCACGCTGCGGTCGGTGGCGGTCGGGTTCGGTCTCGGCGCCGCCGTCGGGCTGCTGCTCGCGGTGCTGATGCAGCGGCTGCGGGTGGTCGAGCGGGGCCTGCTGCCGTACGTGGTGCTGTCGCAGACCGTGCCGCTGATCGCGCTCGCCCCGGTCATCGCCGGCTGGGGCGGCGGGCTGTCGCTGGGCCCGTACCCGTGGCAGCCGTGGATGTCGGTCGCCACGATCGCCTCGTACCTGGCGTTCTTCCCGGTCGCCGTGGGCATGCTGCGCGGGCTCCAGTCGCCGGCGCCGATCGCCGAGGAGCTGATGCACAGCTACGCCGCCGGCTGGTGGCGGACCCTGGTCAAGCTCCGGCTGCCGGCGTCGATGCCGTACCTGTTCCCGGCGCTGCGGCTGGCCGGCGCCGCCGCGGTCGTCGGTGCCGTGGTCGGCGAGATCTCGACCGGCACCCGGGGTGGCATCGGCCGGCTGGTGATCGAGTACTCCCGGGAGGCGACCTCCGACCCGGCGAAGGTGTACACCGCGATGATCGGCGCGGCGCTGCTCGGCCTGGTGGTCGCGGCCGTCGTCGGCGTACTGGAGTTCCTGTTGTCCCGACAGCGGAAGGCTTACCCGTGA
- a CDS encoding TIGR03842 family LLM class F420-dependent oxidoreductase, translating to MDIGVVFQCDPPAREVVRLAREAEAAGFSHVWTFDSHLLWQEPFVIYSQILAETSRVVVGPMVTNPGTRDVTVTASLFATLNEMYGNRTICGIGRGDSALRTLGYQPTTIAELRDSVNVIRDLANGRTATYRGAEVHFPWAAGGELEVWVAAYGPRALALTGEVGDGYILQLADPDIAAWMIASVRAAAEKAGRDPAAIKFCVAAPAYVGADLAHQRDQTRWFGGMVGNHVADIVARYGADGAVPPALTDYIRGRQGYDYAEHGRAGNTHADFVPDEIVDRFCVLGPVEAHLEKLTALRELGVDQFAVYLQHDDKEHTLAAYGEHIIPALRDATPKPTPAAA from the coding sequence ATGGACATCGGCGTCGTCTTCCAGTGCGACCCGCCCGCCCGCGAGGTCGTCCGGCTGGCCCGGGAGGCCGAGGCGGCCGGCTTCAGTCACGTGTGGACGTTCGACTCGCACCTGCTGTGGCAGGAGCCGTTCGTCATCTACTCGCAGATCCTGGCCGAGACCTCCCGGGTCGTGGTCGGACCGATGGTCACCAACCCCGGCACCCGGGACGTGACGGTGACCGCCTCGCTGTTCGCCACCCTCAACGAGATGTACGGCAACCGCACGATCTGCGGCATCGGCCGGGGCGACTCCGCGCTGCGGACGCTGGGCTACCAGCCGACGACCATCGCCGAGCTGCGCGACAGCGTCAACGTCATCCGCGACCTCGCCAACGGGCGTACCGCCACCTACCGGGGCGCCGAGGTGCACTTCCCGTGGGCGGCCGGCGGTGAGCTGGAGGTGTGGGTCGCGGCGTACGGACCCCGGGCGCTGGCCCTGACCGGTGAGGTCGGGGACGGCTACATCCTCCAGCTCGCCGACCCGGACATCGCCGCCTGGATGATCGCCTCGGTGCGGGCGGCGGCGGAGAAGGCCGGCCGCGACCCGGCCGCGATCAAGTTCTGCGTGGCGGCGCCCGCGTACGTCGGCGCCGACCTGGCCCACCAGCGCGACCAGACCCGCTGGTTCGGCGGCATGGTCGGCAACCACGTCGCCGACATCGTCGCCCGGTACGGCGCCGACGGCGCGGTGCCGCCGGCACTCACCGACTACATCCGGGGCCGGCAGGGCTACGACTACGCCGAGCACGGCCGGGCCGGCAACACCCACGCCGACTTCGTGCCGGACGAGATCGTCGACCGGTTCTGCGTCCTGGGGCCGGTCGAGGCGCACCTGGAGAAGCTGACCGCGTTGCGCGAACTCGGCGTCGACCAGTTCGCGGTCTACCTGCAGCACGACGACAAGGAGCACACCCTCGCCGCGTACGGCGAGCACATCATCCCGGCCCTGCGCGACGCGACGCCGAAGCCCACTCCGGCGGCCGCGTGA